Proteins encoded within one genomic window of Cydia pomonella isolate Wapato2018A chromosome 12, ilCydPomo1, whole genome shotgun sequence:
- the LOC133523763 gene encoding mucolipin-3-like, whose protein sequence is MEDISSSPEEHTASEGEEARKITRESPGNHNDQGFPRATSSANISQLEEKMRRKLQFFFMNPIEKWQAKRKFPYKFIIQLIKIVLVTFQLCLFAHNRYNHVNYTEDNRVSFSHLFLLGWDSTREINAYPPGAGPLAVYKLDEFYNALDYAYAGYYNLSNAIGPYSYNDENNNPPPPVFCQFNYKRGIINGFNESYEFNAEIVSSCVNFTKTEGLFSSQNFIKDSNLEVDFASLVRAELMFSIKTINFRAAGPITPPDCFRFDVAIVFDNEDHDGQMSLSLEAEPYKLTCKGDKEYVTDNKIDQILRSILNILVILICSMSLMLCSRAIYRAQLLKELTVQFFRQAYNKELSLDGRLEFLNVWYIMIIVNDILIIMGSSIKEQIERNQFTNDQWNVCSLFLGTGNLLVWFGVLRYLGFFKTYNVVILTLKKAAPKIFRFSICALLLYAGFTFCGWLILGPYHMKFRSLATTSECLFSLINGDDMFATFSVMSKKSHLLWWFSRIYLYSFISLYIYVVLSLFISVIMDAYDTIKQYYKEGFPKSDLHTFMGAPRCDDVSSGLYRTQSSSSLNATMNSLFCCNFYRSAYSKIEGGGSGLNLL, encoded by the coding sequence ATGGAAGATATAAGCTCATCGCCAGAAGAGCACACAGCTTCTGAAGGAGAGGAAGCTAGAAAAATAACCAGAGAATCACCAGGAAATCACAATGATCAAGGTTTTCCTCGGGCGACCTCTTCCGCGAACATTTCACAGTTAGAAGAAAAAATGCGTCGTAAGCTGCAGTTTTTCTTTATGAACCCGATCGAGAAGTGGCAGGCCAAGCGGAAGTTTCCATACAAGTTCATCATACAACTCATCAAGATAGTACTGGTGACGTTTCAGCTATGTTTGTTTGCTCACAACAGATACAATCACGTCAACTATACTGAAGATAACAGGGTGAGCTTCTCACACTTATTTCTCCTTGGCTGGGACTCTACGCGCGAAATCAACGCGTACCCGCCCGGCGCAGGCCCATTGGCCGTCTACAAATTGGACGAATTCTATAATGCCCTGGACTATGCTTACGCTGGCTACTATAATCTATCCAATGCCATTGGACCATACTCTTACaatgatgaaaataataatcCACCCCCTCCAGTATTCTGCCAGTTCAACTACAAAAGAGGTATTATAAACGGCTTCAATGAAAGTTATGAATTTAATGCAGAAATAGTGTCCTCATGTGTTAATTTCACTAAAACTGAAGGGCTCTTCAGCTCCCAAAACTTCATCAAAGATTCAAACTTAGAAGTTGATTTTGCATCTTTAGTTAGAGCTGAACTAATGTTTTCTATTAAAACTATAAACTTCAGAGCTGCAGGCCCCATAACTCCACCGGACTGCTTCCGATTTGATGTTGCTATAGTTTTTGACAATGAAGACCACGATGGTCAAATGTCTTTGAGTTTGGAAGCCGAACCATATAAACTAACTTGTAAAGGAGACAAAGAATATGTGACAGACAACAAAATAGATCAGATATTACGAAGCATCCTCAACATCCTAGTTATTTTGATTTGCTCTATGTCACTCATGCTGTGCAGTCGGGCAATTTACCGAGCTCAACTTTTAAAAGAGCTTACAGTCCAATTCTTCCGACAGGCCTACAATAAGGAACTAAGTCTGGATGGAAGACTAGAATTCCTAAATGTTTGGTACATCATGATCATTGTCAATGACATCCTAATTATCATGGGCTCATCCATCAAGGAGCAAATAGAGCGCAACCAGTTCACCAATGACCAATGGAATGTCTGCTCATTATTTTTAGGCACTGGAAACCTGTTGGTTTGGTTCGGAGTACTAAGATACTTAGGCTTTTTCAAGACCTATAATGTCGTCATCCTAACATTAAAGAAAGCTGCTCCTAAGATATTCAGATTCTCAATATGTGCACTCCTCCTTTATGCAGGTTTTACTTTCTGTGGTTGGTTAATACTAGGACCTTATCACATGAAATTCCGTTCACTTGCTACCACCTCTGAATGTCTTTTCTCTTTAATAAACGGAGATGATATGTTTGCTACGTTCTCAGTCATGTCCAAGAAATCCCACTTACTTTGGTGGTTCAGCCGCATATACCTGTACTCATTCATCAGTTTGTACATATATGTTGTTCTGAGCTTGTTCATTTCAGTCATTATGGATGCATATGACACTATTAAACAGTACTATAAGGAGGGTTTCCCTAAGAGCGATTTGCATACGTTCATGGGTGCTCCGCGGTGTGACGACGTGTCATCGGGCCTTTACCGCACTCAGAGTTCGTCATCCCTCAATGCTACTATGAATTCATTGTTTTGCTGTAACTTCTACAGAAGTGCATACTCTAAGATAGAAGGGGGCGGATCCGGTTTAAACCTGTTGTAG
- the LOC133523764 gene encoding facilitated trehalose transporter Tret1-2 homolog isoform X1, with translation MISDKIGFIVERKEKEKCGYDNAGFVYTEKEKVPNKRSDGMANIGVSHDVLVESRDTGRKLPQYIAALAATLGALAAGTMLGWSSPVIFKIKQENSTDYDFSVSESQGDWVSSMVNLGAAAVCFPIGLIMDSIGRKKTMLGLVIPFTIGWLLIIFASNIGMLMAGRFIIGIAGGAFCVTAPAYTSEIAQDSIRGTLGSFFQLMVTVGILFAYAVGSYVSVLVFNVLCAFIPIIFGVVFFFMPESPNFLVVKNRPDEARDALIRLRGRNYDVDTELNNMRAKAEESRNNPVSFTNAITKRTALKALLICYSLMLLQQLSGINAVIFNTSDIFAAAGAAIPAAIATIIIGIIQVVATLTSSLVVDKLGRRILLLLSALVMCVCSTALGVFFFLQAIHGADAPLVQQISWLPLLALSLFIIAFSLGFGPIPWMMAGELCTIDIKAFVGSTAGTLNWLLAFTVTSTFNSLNASIGRGQVFWLFAGIMLLGFVFIFFVVPETKGRSEDEIQVLLGAEPRQCEEKK, from the exons CGCTCAGACGGGATGGCAAACATTGGCGTGTCCCATGATGTGCTGGTGGAGTCCCGTGACACCGGTCGCAAGCTGCCGCAGTACATCGCTGCGCTAGCAG CGACCCTGGGCGCGCTCGCGGCCGGTACCATGCTGGGTTGGTCGTCGCCCGTCATCTTCAAGATCAAACAGGAGAACAGCACCGACTACGACTTCTCAGTCTCCGAGTCGCAGGGCGACTGGGTCTCCTCCATGGTCAACCTCGGCGCTGCGGCGGTTTGCTTCCCCATAGGCCTCATAATGGACTCTATAGGCCGGAAGAAAACCATGCTGGGCCTAGTAATACCCTTCACCATCGGCTGGCTGCTAATCATCTTCGCTTCGAACATAGGTATGCTGATGGCGGGTAGATTCATCATCGGCATAGCCGGAGGAGCCTTCTGTGTCACCGCACCGGCGTACACTAGCGAAATCGCACAGGATTCCATCAGAGGAACGCTCGGAAGCTTCTTCCAACTGATGGTAACTGTCGGTATCCTATTCGCCTACGCAGTGGGAAGCTACGTCTCCGTATTAGTGTTCAACGTTCTCTGCGCCTTCATCCCTATCATATTCGGCGTGGTATTTTTCTTCATGCCAGAGAGCCCCAACTTCTTGGTCGTGAAGAATCGCCCAGACGAAGCGCGCGACGCCTTAATCCGACTCCGCGGCAGGAACTACGACGTCGACACGGAGCTGAATAACATGCGAGCGAAGGCCGAAGAGTCGAGAAACAACCCAGTGTCTTTTACCAACGCTATAACTAAGAGGACTGCGTTGAAGGCACTACTGATCTGCTACTCGCTAATGTTACTCCAACAACTGTCCGGAATCAACGCCGTGATCTTCAACACGTCGGACATCTTCGCGGCGGCTGGCGCGGCCATCCCGGCGGCCATCGCCACCATCATCATCGGCATCATCCAGGTGGTCGCTACCCTCACGTCCAGTCTCGTGGTTGACAAGCTCGGCCGACGAATTCTTCTGCTCCTGTCCGCACTGGTCATGTGCGTGTGCTCGACCGCTCTGGGCGTATTCTTCTTCTTGCAAGCGATTCATGGAGCGGACGCGCCGTTAGTGCAGCAGATCTCGTGGCTGCCTCTGCTGGCGCTATCCCTTTTCATTATAGCGTTCTCGCTCGGATTCGGACCTATTCCTTGGATGATGGCTGGTGAGCTGTGCACTATCGATATCAAGGCGTTCGTCGGCTCGACCGCGGGTACCCTCAACTGGCTGCTCGCTTTCACCGTGACCAGCACCTTTAATTCCCTGAACGCTTCCATCGGCCGAGGGCAGGTGTTCTGGCTGTTCGCTGGCATCATGCTGCTAGGTTTCGTGTTCATCTTCTTCGTGGTGCCGGAGACGAAGGGCCGCAGCGAGGACGAGATCCAGGTGCTGCTCGGCGCGGAGCCGCGGCAATGCGAGGAGAAGAAATAA
- the LOC133523764 gene encoding facilitated trehalose transporter Tret1 isoform X4, with protein MPGKANGPAEPGETIELLDKKRSDGMANIGVSHDVLVESRDTGRKLPQYIAALAATLGALAAGTMLGWSSPVIFKIKQENSTDYDFSVSESQGDWVSSMVNLGAAAVCFPIGLIMDSIGRKKTMLGLVIPFTIGWLLIIFASNIGMLMAGRFIIGIAGGAFCVTAPAYTSEIAQDSIRGTLGSFFQLMVTVGILFAYAVGSYVSVLVFNVLCAFIPIIFGVVFFFMPESPNFLVVKNRPDEARDALIRLRGRNYDVDTELNNMRAKAEESRNNPVSFTNAITKRTALKALLICYSLMLLQQLSGINAVIFNTSDIFAAAGAAIPAAIATIIIGIIQVVATLTSSLVVDKLGRRILLLLSALVMCVCSTALGVFFFLQAIHGADAPLVQQISWLPLLALSLFIIAFSLGFGPIPWMMAGELCTIDIKAFVGSTAGTLNWLLAFTVTSTFNSLNASIGRGQVFWLFAGIMLLGFVFIFFVVPETKGRSEDEIQVLLGAEPRQCEEKK; from the exons CGCTCAGACGGGATGGCAAACATTGGCGTGTCCCATGATGTGCTGGTGGAGTCCCGTGACACCGGTCGCAAGCTGCCGCAGTACATCGCTGCGCTAGCAG CGACCCTGGGCGCGCTCGCGGCCGGTACCATGCTGGGTTGGTCGTCGCCCGTCATCTTCAAGATCAAACAGGAGAACAGCACCGACTACGACTTCTCAGTCTCCGAGTCGCAGGGCGACTGGGTCTCCTCCATGGTCAACCTCGGCGCTGCGGCGGTTTGCTTCCCCATAGGCCTCATAATGGACTCTATAGGCCGGAAGAAAACCATGCTGGGCCTAGTAATACCCTTCACCATCGGCTGGCTGCTAATCATCTTCGCTTCGAACATAGGTATGCTGATGGCGGGTAGATTCATCATCGGCATAGCCGGAGGAGCCTTCTGTGTCACCGCACCGGCGTACACTAGCGAAATCGCACAGGATTCCATCAGAGGAACGCTCGGAAGCTTCTTCCAACTGATGGTAACTGTCGGTATCCTATTCGCCTACGCAGTGGGAAGCTACGTCTCCGTATTAGTGTTCAACGTTCTCTGCGCCTTCATCCCTATCATATTCGGCGTGGTATTTTTCTTCATGCCAGAGAGCCCCAACTTCTTGGTCGTGAAGAATCGCCCAGACGAAGCGCGCGACGCCTTAATCCGACTCCGCGGCAGGAACTACGACGTCGACACGGAGCTGAATAACATGCGAGCGAAGGCCGAAGAGTCGAGAAACAACCCAGTGTCTTTTACCAACGCTATAACTAAGAGGACTGCGTTGAAGGCACTACTGATCTGCTACTCGCTAATGTTACTCCAACAACTGTCCGGAATCAACGCCGTGATCTTCAACACGTCGGACATCTTCGCGGCGGCTGGCGCGGCCATCCCGGCGGCCATCGCCACCATCATCATCGGCATCATCCAGGTGGTCGCTACCCTCACGTCCAGTCTCGTGGTTGACAAGCTCGGCCGACGAATTCTTCTGCTCCTGTCCGCACTGGTCATGTGCGTGTGCTCGACCGCTCTGGGCGTATTCTTCTTCTTGCAAGCGATTCATGGAGCGGACGCGCCGTTAGTGCAGCAGATCTCGTGGCTGCCTCTGCTGGCGCTATCCCTTTTCATTATAGCGTTCTCGCTCGGATTCGGACCTATTCCTTGGATGATGGCTGGTGAGCTGTGCACTATCGATATCAAGGCGTTCGTCGGCTCGACCGCGGGTACCCTCAACTGGCTGCTCGCTTTCACCGTGACCAGCACCTTTAATTCCCTGAACGCTTCCATCGGCCGAGGGCAGGTGTTCTGGCTGTTCGCTGGCATCATGCTGCTAGGTTTCGTGTTCATCTTCTTCGTGGTGCCGGAGACGAAGGGCCGCAGCGAGGACGAGATCCAGGTGCTGCTCGGCGCGGAGCCGCGGCAATGCGAGGAGAAGAAATAA
- the LOC133523764 gene encoding facilitated trehalose transporter Tret1 isoform X3: MEFDNYGLNLKTYKIYEDPEKERSDGMANIGVSHDVLVESRDTGRKLPQYIAALAATLGALAAGTMLGWSSPVIFKIKQENSTDYDFSVSESQGDWVSSMVNLGAAAVCFPIGLIMDSIGRKKTMLGLVIPFTIGWLLIIFASNIGMLMAGRFIIGIAGGAFCVTAPAYTSEIAQDSIRGTLGSFFQLMVTVGILFAYAVGSYVSVLVFNVLCAFIPIIFGVVFFFMPESPNFLVVKNRPDEARDALIRLRGRNYDVDTELNNMRAKAEESRNNPVSFTNAITKRTALKALLICYSLMLLQQLSGINAVIFNTSDIFAAAGAAIPAAIATIIIGIIQVVATLTSSLVVDKLGRRILLLLSALVMCVCSTALGVFFFLQAIHGADAPLVQQISWLPLLALSLFIIAFSLGFGPIPWMMAGELCTIDIKAFVGSTAGTLNWLLAFTVTSTFNSLNASIGRGQVFWLFAGIMLLGFVFIFFVVPETKGRSEDEIQVLLGAEPRQCEEKK, translated from the exons CGCTCAGACGGGATGGCAAACATTGGCGTGTCCCATGATGTGCTGGTGGAGTCCCGTGACACCGGTCGCAAGCTGCCGCAGTACATCGCTGCGCTAGCAG CGACCCTGGGCGCGCTCGCGGCCGGTACCATGCTGGGTTGGTCGTCGCCCGTCATCTTCAAGATCAAACAGGAGAACAGCACCGACTACGACTTCTCAGTCTCCGAGTCGCAGGGCGACTGGGTCTCCTCCATGGTCAACCTCGGCGCTGCGGCGGTTTGCTTCCCCATAGGCCTCATAATGGACTCTATAGGCCGGAAGAAAACCATGCTGGGCCTAGTAATACCCTTCACCATCGGCTGGCTGCTAATCATCTTCGCTTCGAACATAGGTATGCTGATGGCGGGTAGATTCATCATCGGCATAGCCGGAGGAGCCTTCTGTGTCACCGCACCGGCGTACACTAGCGAAATCGCACAGGATTCCATCAGAGGAACGCTCGGAAGCTTCTTCCAACTGATGGTAACTGTCGGTATCCTATTCGCCTACGCAGTGGGAAGCTACGTCTCCGTATTAGTGTTCAACGTTCTCTGCGCCTTCATCCCTATCATATTCGGCGTGGTATTTTTCTTCATGCCAGAGAGCCCCAACTTCTTGGTCGTGAAGAATCGCCCAGACGAAGCGCGCGACGCCTTAATCCGACTCCGCGGCAGGAACTACGACGTCGACACGGAGCTGAATAACATGCGAGCGAAGGCCGAAGAGTCGAGAAACAACCCAGTGTCTTTTACCAACGCTATAACTAAGAGGACTGCGTTGAAGGCACTACTGATCTGCTACTCGCTAATGTTACTCCAACAACTGTCCGGAATCAACGCCGTGATCTTCAACACGTCGGACATCTTCGCGGCGGCTGGCGCGGCCATCCCGGCGGCCATCGCCACCATCATCATCGGCATCATCCAGGTGGTCGCTACCCTCACGTCCAGTCTCGTGGTTGACAAGCTCGGCCGACGAATTCTTCTGCTCCTGTCCGCACTGGTCATGTGCGTGTGCTCGACCGCTCTGGGCGTATTCTTCTTCTTGCAAGCGATTCATGGAGCGGACGCGCCGTTAGTGCAGCAGATCTCGTGGCTGCCTCTGCTGGCGCTATCCCTTTTCATTATAGCGTTCTCGCTCGGATTCGGACCTATTCCTTGGATGATGGCTGGTGAGCTGTGCACTATCGATATCAAGGCGTTCGTCGGCTCGACCGCGGGTACCCTCAACTGGCTGCTCGCTTTCACCGTGACCAGCACCTTTAATTCCCTGAACGCTTCCATCGGCCGAGGGCAGGTGTTCTGGCTGTTCGCTGGCATCATGCTGCTAGGTTTCGTGTTCATCTTCTTCGTGGTGCCGGAGACGAAGGGCCGCAGCGAGGACGAGATCCAGGTGCTGCTCGGCGCGGAGCCGCGGCAATGCGAGGAGAAGAAATAA
- the LOC133523764 gene encoding facilitated trehalose transporter Tret1-2 homolog isoform X2, with amino-acid sequence MRSSLFRRNHVVDSETQPLLSEIPAVSGPSIIQNERSDGMANIGVSHDVLVESRDTGRKLPQYIAALAATLGALAAGTMLGWSSPVIFKIKQENSTDYDFSVSESQGDWVSSMVNLGAAAVCFPIGLIMDSIGRKKTMLGLVIPFTIGWLLIIFASNIGMLMAGRFIIGIAGGAFCVTAPAYTSEIAQDSIRGTLGSFFQLMVTVGILFAYAVGSYVSVLVFNVLCAFIPIIFGVVFFFMPESPNFLVVKNRPDEARDALIRLRGRNYDVDTELNNMRAKAEESRNNPVSFTNAITKRTALKALLICYSLMLLQQLSGINAVIFNTSDIFAAAGAAIPAAIATIIIGIIQVVATLTSSLVVDKLGRRILLLLSALVMCVCSTALGVFFFLQAIHGADAPLVQQISWLPLLALSLFIIAFSLGFGPIPWMMAGELCTIDIKAFVGSTAGTLNWLLAFTVTSTFNSLNASIGRGQVFWLFAGIMLLGFVFIFFVVPETKGRSEDEIQVLLGAEPRQCEEKK; translated from the exons ATGAGATCGTCTCTATTTAGACGTAATCATGTTGTTGATTCTGAGACGCAGCCACTTTTGTCTGAAATTCCCGCAGTGTCTGGACCCAGCATCATCCAAAATGAG CGCTCAGACGGGATGGCAAACATTGGCGTGTCCCATGATGTGCTGGTGGAGTCCCGTGACACCGGTCGCAAGCTGCCGCAGTACATCGCTGCGCTAGCAG CGACCCTGGGCGCGCTCGCGGCCGGTACCATGCTGGGTTGGTCGTCGCCCGTCATCTTCAAGATCAAACAGGAGAACAGCACCGACTACGACTTCTCAGTCTCCGAGTCGCAGGGCGACTGGGTCTCCTCCATGGTCAACCTCGGCGCTGCGGCGGTTTGCTTCCCCATAGGCCTCATAATGGACTCTATAGGCCGGAAGAAAACCATGCTGGGCCTAGTAATACCCTTCACCATCGGCTGGCTGCTAATCATCTTCGCTTCGAACATAGGTATGCTGATGGCGGGTAGATTCATCATCGGCATAGCCGGAGGAGCCTTCTGTGTCACCGCACCGGCGTACACTAGCGAAATCGCACAGGATTCCATCAGAGGAACGCTCGGAAGCTTCTTCCAACTGATGGTAACTGTCGGTATCCTATTCGCCTACGCAGTGGGAAGCTACGTCTCCGTATTAGTGTTCAACGTTCTCTGCGCCTTCATCCCTATCATATTCGGCGTGGTATTTTTCTTCATGCCAGAGAGCCCCAACTTCTTGGTCGTGAAGAATCGCCCAGACGAAGCGCGCGACGCCTTAATCCGACTCCGCGGCAGGAACTACGACGTCGACACGGAGCTGAATAACATGCGAGCGAAGGCCGAAGAGTCGAGAAACAACCCAGTGTCTTTTACCAACGCTATAACTAAGAGGACTGCGTTGAAGGCACTACTGATCTGCTACTCGCTAATGTTACTCCAACAACTGTCCGGAATCAACGCCGTGATCTTCAACACGTCGGACATCTTCGCGGCGGCTGGCGCGGCCATCCCGGCGGCCATCGCCACCATCATCATCGGCATCATCCAGGTGGTCGCTACCCTCACGTCCAGTCTCGTGGTTGACAAGCTCGGCCGACGAATTCTTCTGCTCCTGTCCGCACTGGTCATGTGCGTGTGCTCGACCGCTCTGGGCGTATTCTTCTTCTTGCAAGCGATTCATGGAGCGGACGCGCCGTTAGTGCAGCAGATCTCGTGGCTGCCTCTGCTGGCGCTATCCCTTTTCATTATAGCGTTCTCGCTCGGATTCGGACCTATTCCTTGGATGATGGCTGGTGAGCTGTGCACTATCGATATCAAGGCGTTCGTCGGCTCGACCGCGGGTACCCTCAACTGGCTGCTCGCTTTCACCGTGACCAGCACCTTTAATTCCCTGAACGCTTCCATCGGCCGAGGGCAGGTGTTCTGGCTGTTCGCTGGCATCATGCTGCTAGGTTTCGTGTTCATCTTCTTCGTGGTGCCGGAGACGAAGGGCCGCAGCGAGGACGAGATCCAGGTGCTGCTCGGCGCGGAGCCGCGGCAATGCGAGGAGAAGAAATAA
- the LOC133523764 gene encoding facilitated trehalose transporter Tret1 isoform X5, with amino-acid sequence MANIGVSHDVLVESRDTGRKLPQYIAALAATLGALAAGTMLGWSSPVIFKIKQENSTDYDFSVSESQGDWVSSMVNLGAAAVCFPIGLIMDSIGRKKTMLGLVIPFTIGWLLIIFASNIGMLMAGRFIIGIAGGAFCVTAPAYTSEIAQDSIRGTLGSFFQLMVTVGILFAYAVGSYVSVLVFNVLCAFIPIIFGVVFFFMPESPNFLVVKNRPDEARDALIRLRGRNYDVDTELNNMRAKAEESRNNPVSFTNAITKRTALKALLICYSLMLLQQLSGINAVIFNTSDIFAAAGAAIPAAIATIIIGIIQVVATLTSSLVVDKLGRRILLLLSALVMCVCSTALGVFFFLQAIHGADAPLVQQISWLPLLALSLFIIAFSLGFGPIPWMMAGELCTIDIKAFVGSTAGTLNWLLAFTVTSTFNSLNASIGRGQVFWLFAGIMLLGFVFIFFVVPETKGRSEDEIQVLLGAEPRQCEEKK; translated from the exons ATGGCAAACATTGGCGTGTCCCATGATGTGCTGGTGGAGTCCCGTGACACCGGTCGCAAGCTGCCGCAGTACATCGCTGCGCTAGCAG CGACCCTGGGCGCGCTCGCGGCCGGTACCATGCTGGGTTGGTCGTCGCCCGTCATCTTCAAGATCAAACAGGAGAACAGCACCGACTACGACTTCTCAGTCTCCGAGTCGCAGGGCGACTGGGTCTCCTCCATGGTCAACCTCGGCGCTGCGGCGGTTTGCTTCCCCATAGGCCTCATAATGGACTCTATAGGCCGGAAGAAAACCATGCTGGGCCTAGTAATACCCTTCACCATCGGCTGGCTGCTAATCATCTTCGCTTCGAACATAGGTATGCTGATGGCGGGTAGATTCATCATCGGCATAGCCGGAGGAGCCTTCTGTGTCACCGCACCGGCGTACACTAGCGAAATCGCACAGGATTCCATCAGAGGAACGCTCGGAAGCTTCTTCCAACTGATGGTAACTGTCGGTATCCTATTCGCCTACGCAGTGGGAAGCTACGTCTCCGTATTAGTGTTCAACGTTCTCTGCGCCTTCATCCCTATCATATTCGGCGTGGTATTTTTCTTCATGCCAGAGAGCCCCAACTTCTTGGTCGTGAAGAATCGCCCAGACGAAGCGCGCGACGCCTTAATCCGACTCCGCGGCAGGAACTACGACGTCGACACGGAGCTGAATAACATGCGAGCGAAGGCCGAAGAGTCGAGAAACAACCCAGTGTCTTTTACCAACGCTATAACTAAGAGGACTGCGTTGAAGGCACTACTGATCTGCTACTCGCTAATGTTACTCCAACAACTGTCCGGAATCAACGCCGTGATCTTCAACACGTCGGACATCTTCGCGGCGGCTGGCGCGGCCATCCCGGCGGCCATCGCCACCATCATCATCGGCATCATCCAGGTGGTCGCTACCCTCACGTCCAGTCTCGTGGTTGACAAGCTCGGCCGACGAATTCTTCTGCTCCTGTCCGCACTGGTCATGTGCGTGTGCTCGACCGCTCTGGGCGTATTCTTCTTCTTGCAAGCGATTCATGGAGCGGACGCGCCGTTAGTGCAGCAGATCTCGTGGCTGCCTCTGCTGGCGCTATCCCTTTTCATTATAGCGTTCTCGCTCGGATTCGGACCTATTCCTTGGATGATGGCTGGTGAGCTGTGCACTATCGATATCAAGGCGTTCGTCGGCTCGACCGCGGGTACCCTCAACTGGCTGCTCGCTTTCACCGTGACCAGCACCTTTAATTCCCTGAACGCTTCCATCGGCCGAGGGCAGGTGTTCTGGCTGTTCGCTGGCATCATGCTGCTAGGTTTCGTGTTCATCTTCTTCGTGGTGCCGGAGACGAAGGGCCGCAGCGAGGACGAGATCCAGGTGCTGCTCGGCGCGGAGCCGCGGCAATGCGAGGAGAAGAAATAA